One Coprobacter fastidiosus genomic window, CAAAAGATCCTATACAAGAGGAAAACATCAGGCTGCCGCAAAGTAATACGACTACAGCCATAGTCAATTTGTTTCTTTTCATAATTGTATGAATTAAAAATAGTTTATTAGTACTCTTTGCTTAATTAACACATTATAATAATAATTGTTCGTTTTATTGCAAATATAAGATAAACATTAGATAAATGCAACTAATAAACAATGATTTGTTATGATATAGATCAATATTATTAGTATTTTTTATTGTAAAAATTTAGACAGGCCCTTAAATTCGCTTTTGTTTTAATTTTTTATAGATACCGGTATTTGATTATTTTTATCTGATAAATTTTTGATGCCGTAACCAATCGAAAAGAAGATCTTGCCATATTTTATAATAAGCAAAATTTGTATTGCATCCCCAACCATGTCCTCCGGATGGGAAAATATACATAGAAGCATTGATGCCTTTTTGTTTGAGTTCGTTATAAAATAGAGTACTGTTTGCTGGATGAACAGATTTGTCGTCATCACTCAGCAAAAGCAATGTCGGTGGTGTTGTCGGGGAGATTTGTTTTTCGTTCGAAAAATTGTCGTTTTCTATTCCTTTCCCTAATAGATTTTCTTTACTTCCTTTATGAGTTAAGTTATTATCCATAGTAATGACCGGATAGAAAAGAATCATGAAATCCGGACGATTTTGTTTATCGAAATGTGTCCCTAAAGTGGCTGCTAAATGGCCTCCGGCAGAAAAACCGCTTATACCTATTTGGTTAGCCTTTATGTCCCATTCTGATGCATTTTGTCGAATGATATTCATCGCTTCTTTAGTATCAGAAAGCGGTATGTCGGCATGTCCGTTGGGCAGCCTGTATTTTAAGACTATTCCGGCAATGCCTTTTCGGGTAAGAAGTTTTGCAAAATCATGACCTTCATGTTGCATTGCTTGACGAGCATATCCTCCTCCCGGACAAATTAAGATAGCTGTTCCTGTGTTGATTTTTTTATCGGGTAGGTAAACATACATTTCTGCAGTGTGACTGTTTAACAATCTGCCTCCTTCAATTATTTTTTCAGGGAGAATAATACCGTTATTTTCTTTTGCGCCATTAGGCCACACCGGTATCGTGAATGGATTTTGAGAAAAGATCATTGTATTAAAAAATAATGCTATAATAGAGAATATCCATTTCATAAATTTAGAGTCGTTAAGCTTTTATTTTACTTTTGTAATATTCGTATAGTTTCAAGACTTTATTTACGTAGCTATATGT contains:
- a CDS encoding alpha/beta hydrolase; the protein is MKWIFSIIALFFNTMIFSQNPFTIPVWPNGAKENNGIILPEKIIEGGRLLNSHTAEMYVYLPDKKINTGTAILICPGGGYARQAMQHEGHDFAKLLTRKGIAGIVLKYRLPNGHADIPLSDTKEAMNIIRQNASEWDIKANQIGISGFSAGGHLAATLGTHFDKQNRPDFMILFYPVITMDNNLTHKGSKENLLGKGIENDNFSNEKQISPTTPPTLLLLSDDDKSVHPANSTLFYNELKQKGINASMYIFPSGGHGWGCNTNFAYYKIWQDLLFDWLRHQKFIR